In a genomic window of Flavobacterium crassostreae:
- a CDS encoding S41 family peptidase, with protein MKKINILIIILLLSNLCLGQEKWLINNPNSFDYYITTEIKDGEIIGKTRNNALKDIVGGFKFTMAKLATSVKYPEIVYFKGAFEENTFSGNFQMIFSQRHFKGLIKNDTLKITLTNKDRTETKINGIRIKEIKPIRDYKSTFNKIFEITENNIYNQSFLKSKKWRKFKKRMNNISGRINDNLELQIAFSAFAREFPFSHYYLYKSSSTNGIESNNVNFAEIKEINSKTCVLKVKSFSGSRKQMDSLISIIENKKYSNLIIDLRNNPGGNHLSAFPLAEYIIDKPIIAGVFPNKNWYQEFERIPNKKDYSKFIEFSGGTMKEWFVKASQNYGAYFKVNPSENHFKGKVYVLTNNRTGSTCEPFVYGLKNDNYATIIGEHTAGAMLSSNEFNLGNGITLRIPLNDYITYSGERIDKNGIKPNIEVESEKALKYTLDKIMNN; from the coding sequence ATGAAAAAAATCAACATTCTAATAATCATTTTACTACTTTCTAACCTTTGTTTAGGACAAGAAAAATGGCTGATTAATAATCCTAATAGTTTTGACTATTATATTACAACAGAAATTAAAGATGGAGAAATTATTGGAAAAACAAGAAATAATGCACTAAAAGATATTGTAGGTGGTTTTAAGTTTACTATGGCGAAATTGGCGACTTCTGTTAAATATCCAGAAATTGTTTATTTTAAAGGTGCTTTTGAAGAAAATACTTTTAGTGGTAATTTTCAAATGATTTTTAGTCAAAGACATTTTAAAGGATTAATTAAAAACGATACTTTAAAAATTACTCTAACAAATAAAGACAGAACCGAAACAAAAATAAACGGAATCAGAATTAAAGAAATAAAACCTATTCGTGATTATAAAAGCACGTTTAATAAAATATTTGAAATAACTGAAAATAATATTTATAATCAATCCTTCTTAAAGTCAAAAAAATGGAGAAAGTTTAAAAAGAGAATGAATAATATTAGTGGAAGAATTAATGATAATTTAGAACTTCAAATTGCTTTTTCAGCATTTGCAAGAGAATTTCCTTTTTCTCATTATTATCTTTATAAATCAAGTTCAACAAATGGAATAGAAAGCAACAATGTTAATTTTGCAGAAATAAAAGAAATTAATAGTAAAACCTGTGTTCTAAAAGTTAAAAGTTTCTCTGGTTCAAGAAAGCAAATGGATAGTTTAATTTCTATTATTGAAAATAAAAAATACTCAAATTTAATTATTGACTTACGAAACAATCCTGGTGGAAATCATTTATCTGCTTTTCCTTTAGCCGAATACATCATTGACAAACCAATAATTGCTGGTGTTTTTCCTAATAAAAATTGGTATCAAGAATTTGAACGAATACCAAATAAAAAAGATTATTCTAAATTTATTGAATTTAGTGGAGGAACAATGAAGGAATGGTTTGTTAAAGCAAGTCAAAACTACGGAGCATATTTCAAAGTAAATCCATCAGAAAATCATTTTAAAGGCAAAGTATATGTTCTAACAAATAATAGAACTGGGAGCACCTGCGAACCATTTGTTTATGGACTTAAAAATGACAACTACGCAACAATAATTGGAGAACATACTGCGGGAGCGATGTTATCATCAAATGAGTTTAATTTAGGTAATGGAATTACATTAAGAATACCTTTAAATGACTATATAACATATTCAGGAGAACGAATTGACAAAAACGGAATCAAACCTAATATTGAAGTGGAATCTGAAAAAGCACTTAAATATACATTAGATAAAATAATGAACAATTGA
- a CDS encoding glycosyltransferase, producing the protein MTMISRLGFKPTKTNNIKSELLKSTNEITIVIPVKNNQNGIELFLEQFFKTHKSENYPKEIIIVDNNSKPSLKIETKKYPLTIKILSCSKIGPASARNFGVESVKSEWILFTDSDCIPTANLLTGYLKNQNYSIGYAGNIISESKDLISKYYEEQEILIPPEVYQNGKKPRPDYLVTANCLVWKKAFEIVGGFNEEIKIAGGEDIDLGFKFLNIGELSYAFDSVSKHNFGGGISDFKNRFIRYGLGNKIISEIYNLDLEPKLFKPNKKTIVNYLLAYLQYKWLKKGYRMKQNIKKKTTANSGLAQLGF; encoded by the coding sequence ATGACAATGATAAGTAGGTTGGGATTTAAACCAACCAAAACAAATAATATAAAATCTGAATTACTGAAATCAACAAATGAAATCACAATCGTAATTCCAGTTAAAAATAATCAAAATGGAATTGAATTATTTTTAGAACAATTTTTCAAAACTCATAAATCAGAAAATTATCCGAAAGAAATAATAATAGTCGACAATAATTCAAAACCAAGTTTGAAAATTGAAACTAAAAAATATCCTCTAACTATAAAAATTTTAAGTTGCTCTAAAATTGGACCTGCAAGTGCAAGAAATTTTGGCGTTGAAAGTGTGAAATCTGAATGGATACTTTTTACTGATAGTGATTGTATTCCTACTGCAAATTTACTAACTGGATATTTGAAAAACCAAAATTATTCTATCGGCTATGCTGGAAATATTATTTCTGAAAGTAAAGATTTAATTTCAAAGTATTACGAAGAGCAAGAAATATTAATTCCACCAGAAGTTTATCAAAACGGAAAGAAACCACGACCAGATTATTTAGTAACTGCAAATTGTTTAGTTTGGAAAAAAGCGTTTGAAATTGTCGGAGGATTTAATGAAGAAATCAAAATTGCTGGCGGTGAAGATATTGATTTGGGTTTTAAATTTCTAAATATAGGCGAACTTTCGTACGCTTTTGATAGCGTTTCAAAACATAATTTTGGTGGTGGAATTTCCGATTTTAAAAATAGATTTATTAGATATGGGCTTGGCAACAAAATAATAAGTGAAATTTATAATTTAGATTTAGAACCAAAATTATTTAAACCAAATAAAAAAACTATTGTAAATTATTTATTAGCATATTTGCAATATAAATGGTTGAAAAAAGGTTACAGAATGAAACAAAATATTAAAAAAAAGACTACTGCCAACAGCGGTTTGGCGCAATTGGGGTTTTAG